The Epinephelus lanceolatus isolate andai-2023 chromosome 11, ASM4190304v1, whole genome shotgun sequence genome window below encodes:
- the adora2b gene encoding adenosine receptor A2b yields the protein MSPFYIVIEVVIAVLSISGNILVCWAVSINTTLKNATNYFLVSLAVADILVGCLAIPFAITISVGIRLDFYGCLFLACFLLVLTQSSIFSLLAIAIDRYLAVKIPLRYKELMTGKAAREIIAVLWILSFVIGLIPFFGWNYKYSSCRSNSSAADNTTNADLVEGLTGGGNLLQSCRLRCFFESVVDMHYMVYFNFFVCVLLPLLIMLGIYLKIFTVARKQLRQIELKCVGNGDSHHHGLLQKEIRAAKSLSIIVGLFAICWLPVHILNCLTLFYKELYKPPLVMYVAIILSHANSAVNPIIYAYRIQDFRNTFRKILAQHFLCHREELYLSSNGSRHNRDQIHMTIDPLL from the exons ATGAGTCCGTTCTACATCGTGATTGAAGTAGTAATCGCTGTTCTCTCCATATCCGGCAACATACTGGTGTGCTGGGCTGTGTCGATCAACACCACTCTGAAGAACGCCACCAACTATTTTCTGGTGTCTCTGGCCGTGGCGGATATTCTGGTCGGTTGCCTCGCCATCCCTTTTGCCATCACCATAAGCGTTGGCATCCGTCTGGACTTCTATGGATGCCTCTTCCTGGCCTGTTTTCTCTTGGTACTGACACAGAGCTCCATCTTCAGCCTTCTGGCTATTGCAATTGACAGATACCTGGCGGTGAAGATTCCTCTGAG GTACAAGGAGTTGATGACGGGAAAGGCTGCCAGAGAGATCATCGCAGTTTTATGGATCCTCTCCTTTGTCATTGGTCTTATCCCCTTCTTTGGCTGGAACTATAAGTACTCGAGCTGCAGGAGCAACAGCTCTGCAGCGGATAACACTACGAACGCTGACCTTGTGGAGGGGCTAACAGGCGGAGGAAATTTACTACAAAGCTGCAGGCTCAGGTGCTTCTTTGAGAGTGTGGTGGACATGCACTACATGGTCTACTTTAATTTCTTTGTCTgtgtgctgctgccactgctcaTCATGCTGGGCATCTACCTGAAGATCTTCACAGTGGCCAGGAAGCAGCTGAGACAGATCGAGCTTAAATGCGTGGGCAACGGGGACAGCCATCACCACGGGCTGCTGCAGAAGGAGATCCGGGCCGCCAAGTCCCTCTCCATCATTGTGGGACTGTTCGCCATCTGCTGGCTGCCCGTCCACATCCTTAACTGCCTCACACTGTTTTATAAGGAGCTGTATAAACCACCACTTGTCATGTATGTTGCCATCATTCTGAGTCATGCCAACTCCGCGGTCAACCCCATCATCTATGCTTACCGCATCCAGGACTTCAGAAACACCTTCCGCAAGATTCTGGCCCAACACTTCCTGTGCCACAGGGAGGAGCTGTACCTCAGCTCCAACGGCAGCAGACACAACAGAGACCAGATCCACATGACCATCGACCCTCTGCTATAG